The DNA window TTCAAAGCACGATCCATTGATTAAATGAAGTGTCAAAATAGATAGAAGTAGATAggaatttttattagtttaaaaaaattgagttccatttgaaatttatatttttctattagATGGAAGTGtagatataatattatataaaaaaaatatttatttattaatatatgaaACCCACCCACCCACAAAACGGTCTCATCCGATTTATGCTTCATAGATCCggattctttttaaattttgtgcagTTCTTTTTATAACAAGCTTTTCTCCTACAACGACACActctcattcttcttcttcttactaTAAACCCTGCAATTTCTCATACCAACAGCCCTATTTTAATTCTTACAATATGGGCTGGGTCGGTGGCAAATCCTCCAAAAGAAGAGGAAATACAGACTCATCCGtagataaagaaaatgcaacaACTTCGCCTGGTTGCATGTGTTCTGTCTTTCACTTATTTGATTTCCATAACTTTCAAATTCCTTCACAACCCAAGCACCTCCCTTCTTTAAATCTTGACACTTTACTTCTTGATGACCCTCCATTAATTATCTccaaaggttttttttttcttcttctttagtCTGTTTAATTTTCTTGAAAAAAAGTTTTGAATAATTCATAATTTTCTGCCATTttttgctttcttgcaagtcAGGTTATGAAGCACCAAGAAATAGCTTGGAGTTAGATCAAGAACTTGAACTTCCATCTTCATCTACCATACAAGAAGAACATCAAAGCTTGTTAAATATCCCAGTAtgtgtttatttatttcttttaaataatttaattagttaagcTCATCTTTTTGGGTTTCCaacatttcttttaaaatttgttctTTCTAAAgattcttttgtttttgtaaagTCAGTCATCATGACaacaataatgataataataacaataatgataatgttgttatttataatttattttaattttttgaaaataccCAGATGGCTattcaaatcaaaacaaatGATACTTCATCAGAAATCAGCTCTTCACCAAGCACCAAGACTCCAACCTTAGTAGCTAGGCTCATGGGTCTTGATCTTCTTCCTGACCAAACCTATTCTCCAGTCTCTAACTCATCAACTCTTATCGACACACAAAATCCTCAGCGGAAGTCTCATTATTCTAAACGCAGAAGCAAACTACCCGGTGATAATTCTTCAGGTACACGTTCTTTGCCGGAGACGCCAAGAATATCGTCGGCGAGACGATCAGACGTTGAGCACCGGTTGTCACTTCAAATCAATAAAGAAAACACGAGCCCAGCCGAAGAGTTGAGTCTCTCAAATTTGAAAAGAAGAGAGCTCAAAACTTATGAAGACGAGAATCGAAGCCCCGGCCATTACGCTCGGCAGATTGTGAAGCAAGTAAAAGAAAGTGTGAGCAGAAAAGTTGGTTTGGATATTACGAACACAGTGAGAAGCAGTAGAGATCATCATGAGCTTGTTAACCAATTGAAAACCAAGAAAATATTGAGCAAAGTTGGCCATGATGATTCAAGCAAGAACGCAATGGTGGCTTCAGCTTCTTGTTCACCAAGACTCAAATTCTTGGAGCCAAGAAATATTAAACCGGTACAATCCAAGAAGGACCTGATTAATATTTCTCAATCTTTAACGAAAACAAATTCTTCGGAGGTTAATGTAATCTCACCAAAGATTACTAAACCGCCCACAAAGCTGAAGATTCAAGAACAAGCAGTTCAGCAACATCAACTTCAAATACACGTCAAGAAATGCAAGAAAGTTGCGGAAGAGAGATTCCGTCCACCACCAAGACTGATCAGAAAACCTCCGCAAACTTCGGATATTATCCGAAACAATAAGCAAGAAGAAGCATTTGTGCGTCAAGCAACAGTAACAAAAGCAAACATTCCTGacaaaaaattcaagaaaacaACTCCGTTGTCAAATGAAATTCTCAACATTACCGTCCCTACACTTCTCCTTCCTGTCAAGAAAGATCCTACTCCGCGAGCTACCAAAATCCCTCAAAAACCGGTatgtccttttctttttctttattatttaatcCTATTTAAGGTACATTTTCACTGTTCTTGATTAATTTTATTCCTTGCTTACATTTGAAGTAAAACAAACTTACATTTAGTGTAATTCGTAGAAAATATGACATGGTTTGGTTTTATTACAGGCTCCAAACAGTTCTCAAGAATCGAAACGCATCTCACAGTTATCTAGTTGTTCGAGCCATGACTCATCGTACAAACAACAAAAACAGACTCCTCCTACAACTAGTAGTACACTCAATGCCCGAGTCAGCAGCATTAACGACACGTCAAACGGTGCCGTTTCTGCAGCCACCGGAGCAGCAAAAGAAGAACACGAGTACATCAGCAGAATACTAAAACGTACAGGCGTAGACAAAGATTCCCCAGTGTCTTTTACTGGGTGGTTTTCACCTTCTCATCCATTAGACCCTTCGATTTTTTACTATCTTGAATATTTTACTCCTGCTTTTACCAACTACATCCAACTCAGTCACCGGTGTAACAGAAAGTTACTGTTTCACCTAGCCAATGAAATTTTAGTTGAGTTCTTAAAACCTTACATGAACTTAAAACCTTGGTTAGGAGTTAGATTTTGTTTAAGTACTGTTCATGGGTCTGATTTAGTTGATATATTGTGTTCCAAAGTTAGAAGCTTTCCATGTACGGACTGTCGAGTTCTTGAAGACATTGATGCGTTAATAGATAAAGACATGATGACGCCGCagtcaaattttcaaaatgagACGGCGTTTAGTGAAGAAGCGGAGGGGATTGTAACGGAGTTAGAGAAGGATTTGCTGGACAGTTTGATACATGAAACGGCGGTAATTTTTCATGGGGGGGTTTGAAAACGTCATGacgttttgttttttggtaAAAGAGTGAGACAGAGAGCAGAAGGGTCACATGGGTGGGGTGAGTCACCGGTCACCGGTCACGTGATGAGATGCTATTTGTTGGGGTTGAAAGTTAAAGGAGAGATTGTGGTGTACACGTGGAGATATGTGGAGTTTTGACTCTGACATTAGTCACTTTCTTATTGGCTCTTAAAAGACAACATTTGACAGAGGAATCCATTAgttctctttttattttgttgtgtATATTGTTGTATAGTAATGTAATGAAAGTTTATTTTTcttgattatattttattttcttaatcttttTGTTTGAGATGTGAAGGAAATAagatatactccctccgtcccatttaagaagggacatatcccatttttatttgtcccatttaaa is part of the Mercurialis annua linkage group LG3, ddMerAnnu1.2, whole genome shotgun sequence genome and encodes:
- the LOC126670969 gene encoding uncharacterized protein LOC126670969, which gives rise to MGWVGGKSSKRRGNTDSSVDKENATTSPGCMCSVFHLFDFHNFQIPSQPKHLPSLNLDTLLLDDPPLIISKGYEAPRNSLELDQELELPSSSTIQEEHQSLLNIPMAIQIKTNDTSSEISSSPSTKTPTLVARLMGLDLLPDQTYSPVSNSSTLIDTQNPQRKSHYSKRRSKLPGDNSSGTRSLPETPRISSARRSDVEHRLSLQINKENTSPAEELSLSNLKRRELKTYEDENRSPGHYARQIVKQVKESVSRKVGLDITNTVRSSRDHHELVNQLKTKKILSKVGHDDSSKNAMVASASCSPRLKFLEPRNIKPVQSKKDLINISQSLTKTNSSEVNVISPKITKPPTKLKIQEQAVQQHQLQIHVKKCKKVAEERFRPPPRLIRKPPQTSDIIRNNKQEEAFVRQATVTKANIPDKKFKKTTPLSNEILNITVPTLLLPVKKDPTPRATKIPQKPAPNSSQESKRISQLSSCSSHDSSYKQQKQTPPTTSSTLNARVSSINDTSNGAVSAATGAAKEEHEYISRILKRTGVDKDSPVSFTGWFSPSHPLDPSIFYYLEYFTPAFTNYIQLSHRCNRKLLFHLANEILVEFLKPYMNLKPWLGVRFCLSTVHGSDLVDILCSKVRSFPCTDCRVLEDIDALIDKDMMTPQSNFQNETAFSEEAEGIVTELEKDLLDSLIHETAVIFHGGV